GTTTACCACCGCGGCGCTGTTCTGCGGCTTCTTCGCCGTCGTGCAGGCCATGAACGTGCGCTTCGAAGTCGCGGCCATCGCGATCTTCGTCGCTATGGTGCTCGACGGCATGGACGGCCGCGTCGCCCGCATGACGCATACGCAGAGCGCGTTCGGCGAGCAGTTCGACAGTCTGTCGGACATGGTGTCGTTCGGCGTCGCGCCGGCGCTCGTCATGTACGAATGGATTCTCAAGGACCTCGGTCGTTGGGGCTGGCTCGCGGCGTTCGTCTATTGCTCGGGCGCGGCGCTGCGTCTCGCGCGCTTCAACACGAACATCGGCGTGGTCGACAAGCGCTTCTTCCAGGGCATGCCGAGCCCGGCCGCGGCGGCGCTGATCGCCGGTTTCGTGTGGCTCGCCACCGACAACCGCGTGCCGCTCAAGCTGGTCTGGCTGCCGTGGGTCGCGTTCGTGTTGACCATCTACGCCGGCGTGACGATGGTGTCGAACGCGCCGTTCTACAGCGGCAAGGCGCTGGACGTGCGGCATCGCGTGCCATTCGGCGTCATTCTGCTGGTGGTCGTGGCGTTCGTGCTGGTGTCGTCCGACCCGCCGTTGATGCTGTTCGGCCTGTTCGTGCTGTATGGTCTGTCGGGCTATGTGTTCTGGGGATACCAGGCGCTGCGCGGACGGGCAAATCCGGCGCGCTCCGTACAGCGGGAGAGGTAGCAATCCGGCAACACGCGTACCCGGCGCGAGTAGAAACCGTGAATGAAACGGCGGCCTTCGGGCCGCCGTTTTGCGTTTGGAAAAAGGCCGTCGCGCGAGGCTGAGCGGGGCGGCCGGGCGCTAATTGCACCGCTTGGGGAATGCCGCTATAGTCGGTCGTTGAATGCGGTTGCGCGTGGTGTGCCGATGCGCTCCGTTCCTCGATGCGCCTCGCGCGGCCGCCGCGGGTTGTGTCCACAGCGGCGTCCACCGCGCTGCTCGAAGCCCCCAGAATCCGATCCCCACAATCGAACGACTCCTCAGGAGACCCGACATGTCCGACAAACTGATCATATTCGACACCACGTTGCGCGACGGCGAACAATCGCCCGGCGCGTCGATGACGAAAGAAGAGAAAATCCGCATCGCCAAACAACTCGAGCGGATGAAGGTGGACGTGATCGAGGCGGGCTTCGCGGCCAGTTCGAACGGCGACTTCGACGCGATCCAGACCATCGCGGGGCTCATCAAGGACAGCACGATCTGCTCGCTGGCCCGCGCGAACGACAAGGACATTCAACGCGCGGCCGACGCGCTCAAACCCGCCGATCATTTCCGCATCCATACATTCATCGCGACGTCGCCGTTGCATATGGAAAAGAAGCTGCGCATGACGCCCGACCAGGTGTTCGAGCAGGCGAAGCTGGCGGTCCGTTTCGCGCGCAAATTCACCGACGACGTCGAGTTTTCCCCCGAAGACGGCAGCCGCTCGGACATGGACTTCCTGTGCCGCGTGCTCGAAGCGGTGATCGCCGAAGGCGCGACCACCATCAATATCGCGGATACGGTCGGCTACGGCGTGCCGGAGTTGTACGGTCAACTCGTGAAGACGCTGCGCGAGCGTATTCCGAACTCGCACAAGGCGGTGTTCTCCGTGCACTGCCATAACGACCTCGGCATGGCGGTGGCGAATTCGCTGGCTGGCGTGCAGATCGGCGGCGCGCGCCAGGTGGAGTGCACGATCAACGGTCTCGGCGAGCGCGCGGGCAACACGTCGCTCGAGGAAATCGTGATGGCGGTGAAGACCCGCAAGGATTATTTCGGCCTCGAGCTTGGTCTCGATACCACGCAGATCGTGCCCGCATCGAAGCTGGTGTCGCAGATCACCGGTTTCGTCGTGCAGCCGAACAAGGCGGTGGTCGGCGCGAATGCGTTCGCGCACGCGTCGGGCATCCACCAGGACGGCGTGCTGAAGGCGCGCGACACCTACGAAATCATGCGTGCCGAAGACGTGGGCTGGAGCGCGAACAAGATCGTGCTCGGCAAGCTGTCGGGCCGCAATGCATTCAAGCAGCGTCTGCAGGGACTGGGCATTTCGCTGGACAGCGAAGCGGAACTGAACTCCGCATTCGCGCGCTTCAAGGAACTGGCCGATCGGAAGGCGGAGATTTTCGACGAGGACATCATCTCGATCGTCACGGAGGAATCCGCCGAGGCGCAGGAGAAGGAACACTACAAATTCCTGTCGCTGTCGCAGCATTCGGAAACCGGCGAACAGCCGCACGCGAAGATCGTGTTTTCCGTCGAAGGCAAGGAGATTACCGGCGAGGCGCGCGGCAACGGTCCGGTGGATGCGACGCTGAACGCGATCGAAACCGAAGTGGGCAGCGGGTCGGAGCTGCTGCTGTACTCGGTGAACGCGATCACGACCGGCACGCAGTCGCAGGGCGAAGTGACGGTGCGCTTGTCGAGGAGCGGGCGGATCGTCAATGGCGTCGGCACCGATCCGGATATCGTCGCGGCATCCGCGAAGGCTTATATCTCGGCGCTGAACAAGCTGTATTCGAATGTCGACAAGCTGAATCCGCAGCGCTCGGAATGAAGGCGGCGGCGGTGCCACGCGGCGACTAAGCCGTCTGGCGGCGCCGCTCGTGATTGTGATAACTGAACGCCCTGTGCAGTGACATGCTGCACAGGGCTTTCTGCTTTTAAGGCGCTGATACGTTTATTCCGTCGCCGCCCTTCGCATGGACCAGCCACGCGCCGCGCGCGCCTGCGCCTGAACCTGATGCCGCACATCGACCGCAATCCCCCGGGCCGGTGCCTCGGCGACAAACGTATCGAGCAACTCGCGCACGTCGTGATCGACGAAATCGGCGCGCGTCGCGTCGACGATCAGCGTTGCGCCGTCCGGAATCTGCTGCAGGTAATGCTTGAGCGGCACCTTGCCGAGAAAGGAAACGTCCTTGCGAAACGACAGCAGATAGTGATCGCCATGCTGCGCGAGCACGATCGGACCGCGCAGATTCGCATACAGCGCGAGTAGCACGCTGCTCAGAATGCCGAGCACGATGCCGATCAGCAGATCGGTCGCCAGCACGCCGACAAGCGTGATGATGAACGGGGCGAACGGCGCGAACCCTCGCTTTGCGATGGCGACGAACAACGAAGGCTTCGCGAGCTTCACGCCGGTGAAGATCAGGATCGCCGCGAGACACGCGAGCGGAATCAGGTTGATGACGCTGGTGAGCGCGAATACGCTGATCAGCAGCAACACGCCGTGGAAGATTGCCGACAGCCGGCTCTGTGCGCCCGCATGGACGTTGGCGGAGCTACGCACGATGACCGACGTGATCGGCAGGCCGCCGATCGCGCCGGCGATCAGATTGCCCACGCCTTGCGCCTTGAGTTCGCGATCCGGCGGCGCGGCGCGGCGCGCGGGGTCGATCTGTTCGACGGCTTCGAGGCTCAGCAAGGTTTCGAGACTGGCGACGATGGCCAGCGTGATGGCCACGCGCCAGATGTCGGGATTCACGAGTTGCGAAAAGTGCGGGCCGAAGTCGGCCCATTGAAACGCGAGCTGCAAAGCGGCGAACGATTCGAGCGAAGGCAGCGCGACCCGATGTTCGGCCGGCGGCGCCAACGCGGGAGCCAGCGCGCCGAGCAGCAGAGTAGCGCCGATGCCGAGCAGCACGACGGCAAGCGGTGCCGGCAGCAGGCGCACGAGTTTGAAGCGGCGCATCGCGCGGGTTTCCCAGCCGGCGAGGATCGCGAGCGACA
The sequence above is a segment of the Paraburkholderia sp. D15 genome. Coding sequences within it:
- the pssA gene encoding CDP-diacylglycerol--serine O-phosphatidyltransferase yields the protein MAAFKPRRPRNSGPLPRPFRRNKPMVAEAAVDSRRAQRQQFLRKRGIYLLPNAFTTAALFCGFFAVVQAMNVRFEVAAIAIFVAMVLDGMDGRVARMTHTQSAFGEQFDSLSDMVSFGVAPALVMYEWILKDLGRWGWLAAFVYCSGAALRLARFNTNIGVVDKRFFQGMPSPAAAALIAGFVWLATDNRVPLKLVWLPWVAFVLTIYAGVTMVSNAPFYSGKALDVRHRVPFGVILLVVVAFVLVSSDPPLMLFGLFVLYGLSGYVFWGYQALRGRANPARSVQRER
- a CDS encoding 2-isopropylmalate synthase, coding for MSDKLIIFDTTLRDGEQSPGASMTKEEKIRIAKQLERMKVDVIEAGFAASSNGDFDAIQTIAGLIKDSTICSLARANDKDIQRAADALKPADHFRIHTFIATSPLHMEKKLRMTPDQVFEQAKLAVRFARKFTDDVEFSPEDGSRSDMDFLCRVLEAVIAEGATTINIADTVGYGVPELYGQLVKTLRERIPNSHKAVFSVHCHNDLGMAVANSLAGVQIGGARQVECTINGLGERAGNTSLEEIVMAVKTRKDYFGLELGLDTTQIVPASKLVSQITGFVVQPNKAVVGANAFAHASGIHQDGVLKARDTYEIMRAEDVGWSANKIVLGKLSGRNAFKQRLQGLGISLDSEAELNSAFARFKELADRKAEIFDEDIISIVTEESAEAQEKEHYKFLSLSQHSETGEQPHAKIVFSVEGKEITGEARGNGPVDATLNAIETEVGSGSELLLYSVNAITTGTQSQGEVTVRLSRSGRIVNGVGTDPDIVAASAKAYISALNKLYSNVDKLNPQRSE
- a CDS encoding SulP family inorganic anion transporter; the encoded protein is MNLRAFLSSFQRDLLAGTVVFLVALPLCLGIANASGVEPFAGLVSGIVGGLVVAVLSGSRLSVSGPAAGLVVIVVDGIAQLGSFSAFLLAVLLSGAIQFGFGMLKAGRFAAYVPSPVIKGMLAAIGVLLIVKQFPLALGLSGGAAAATTATAVTGASASVHANGAIATPFGSISIAACAITLLSLAILAGWETRAMRRFKLVRLLPAPLAVVLLGIGATLLLGALAPALAPPAEHRVALPSLESFAALQLAFQWADFGPHFSQLVNPDIWRVAITLAIVASLETLLSLEAVEQIDPARRAAPPDRELKAQGVGNLIAGAIGGLPITSVIVRSSANVHAGAQSRLSAIFHGVLLLISVFALTSVINLIPLACLAAILIFTGVKLAKPSLFVAIAKRGFAPFAPFIITLVGVLATDLLIGIVLGILSSVLLALYANLRGPIVLAQHGDHYLLSFRKDVSFLGKVPLKHYLQQIPDGATLIVDATRADFVDHDVRELLDTFVAEAPARGIAVDVRHQVQAQARAARGWSMRRAATE